In the genome of Streptomyces sp. NBC_00259, the window GGACGCAGCAGCTTGACGGCGACCCGGCGGTCGAGCCGCTGGTCGTAGCCCGTCCAGACCTGGCCCATGCCGCCCTGGCCGATGATCGTGGACAGTTCGTAGCGTCCGGCGACCATGCGTCCGTTCACCGGCCGCGCTCCCCGTTGTTGTTGTCGTTGTTGTCGTTGCGCAGGTACGCACTGAGCTCGTCGAGCTCGGCACGCACCTGGTCGATGCGGTGCGGGGGATGCACGGGTTGCGGCTGCGGCTGCGGTTGCGCCGGCGGTTGCGGCTGAGTGTGAAGCTGCGGTTGCGAGGGCGGCTGCGGCTGGACCTGAGGTGCCGGCTGGGGCGGGTAGCCGTATCCCGGGACGGGCATGGGCGGCGGACCGTGCGGGGCGGGAGGCGCGGTGAACACCGGTGCCGCGTACCCGCGCTGATGGTGGTGGATGTCGACGATCAGGTAGTACGTGACCACGCCGACCATCTGGAGCAGCAGTCCCGCCATGCCGACGTTCGCTATCCAGTGGTCCGCGAAGCTCTGCTCCAGAGGCACCAGACAGGCGACGTTGAGCACGAGCTGACACCAGAACAGCGCCCAGTCCTGACCTCTGCGCCGCATGATCGCGATGCGCAGCATGGCGATCCAGGCGAGCATCCCCAGGGTCAGGACGATCAGCACACAGATGATCACGCGCACGGTGATCACGCCGGCCGTCGCCGGGCGGCGCGGTGGCGTCATGGGCACGTGAACGTGCATGTGGCGCTCCTGGGAGGTGCGGACCGAAGGAGTTCGAGCGTATACACCGACAAGGACAACCGACTCAGGGTTGTGCACAAAGGGTGTTGCGCAGATCACTCCCGGAATCGATCATTCCGGCAGTACGGTCCCGTCCGCCAGCCCGTCGTACACGCTCTGCGCCAGCTGTCCGCCGAGTCGGATCGCGAGTCGCAGCGCGTCCTCGAACTCCGCCAGGGCGCGGAAGCGTTCGCCGTACCGCCGCTGCTCGGCGAGAGGCAGCCGGGGCAGCTGGATCCGCCGTACGTCGAGCCGGGTGGCGGTGGAGGCGTAACTGCTGGCCTGCCGGTTGTTCGCCGTACCGCGCAGGAAGCCGGCCAGGAACCAGGAGTCGAGCGCCGCCGCGTCGGGTCGCAGCAGCTGGAGGTTGCGGCCGAGCGCGGCGCCCGCGGTGGCGGCGTCGACGACGCGCGCGACCGAACCGCCGCCCAGGACGGGCACGACGACATCACCTTCCTCCGTGAGCACGGGCTCCTCGGCCTGCCCGGCCGGGAGCGTGCCAGAGGGCGCGGCGCCGGTGATCACGTCGTGCTCGGTGAGGACGGGACCGCCGGAGTGCGAGGCCCCGGCCCCGCCGGTACGCAGCACGAGCGCGCCGGCGCGGGAGAGTTCGCCGACGGTGGTGAGCGTGCGGGCGGCGGGCCCCACGGTGGTGACGGGCGCGGGCGCCAGCTCCATGGTGCGGCGCAGCGAACCGTCCAGGCTCTTGCGTACGGCTTCGAGGTCGGCCGCGGACCCGCCCGCGGCGGGCACGGACAGATGGCGGGCGGGGGCCAGGTCGACGTCGTCGTCGAGGAGTTCGATGACGGGCACGGAGCGGCTGACGCCGGACTGCTCGGTCCGGTCCCGCCAGGCGTCGAGCACGGCACTCTGCACGGCCGGCCAGGGCAGCTTGTCGCGGCTGCCGTCCGGCATGAGCGCGGCGGTGTCGACGAACAGCAGCTCGGGGTCCGGCCGCTGGCCCGCCCCTGGCCTGCACAGCACCCACAGGTGCAGCGGAATGCCGTACGGGGGCGCGGCGCCGGCCGGCAGGGCGATCACGGCGCGCAGCGCGCCGCGGCGGAGCAGATCGGCGCGGACACGGCGCCCGGAGCGGCGGGAGGCGACGGCCGGGGGCATCAGCAGGACCGCCGTGCCGCCTTCTCGCAGATGCGCGAGGGCGTGCTGGACCCAGGCCAGCTCGGACTCGGTGCGGGCGGGGAAGCCGTACTCCCAGCGGGGGTCGTAGGCGAGTTCGTCGTGACCCCAGTTGCGCTCGTTGAAGGGCGGGTGGCAGAGCACGACGTCGGCGGTGAGCCCGGGGAAGGCATCCGCACGCAGGGTGTCGGCGGCGGCCGCGCGGATGTCGGCGTCGCCGTGCAGGGCGAGGCGCAGCGCGGTCAGCGAGGCGAGCTCGGGGTCGGCGTCCTGGGCGTGGAGGGCGGCCGGCTGCCGAACGGCACGCAGGAGTCCTCCGGTGCCGGACGCCGGGTCGAGCACCGTCTTGCCGGGGGTGTCCGCGCCGGCGAGTGCCGCCATCAGCTCGGCGGGCCCGGGCGGAGTGAGGGTGTACTGGCGGGGGTTGGCGTCCAGGTGCCGGCCCAGCAGGAACTCGAAGGCCTGGCACGTACCCAGTTCGGCGGCGAGTTCCGCGGCGCCGCGCAGGAGGGGGACGGACGGCGCGAGCTCGGCCGCCGTCGGTGTCGGCACGGCGGCGCGCTGCTCGCCGAAGCGGGCGGTGAGGACGTTGTCCAGGGCGCCGGGGAGCATCGTGAGCAGCCGTTTGTCCGAAGCGGCGGCCAGCTCCAGCCAGGCGGTGGGCCTGTCCCGTACGAGCAGCAGCACGCATCCCGCGTGGACGAGCGCGGTGACGGCCCCGGCGGGATGCGCGGACAGCAACTGCCAGACCCGCTCACGGCGCGGCACTTCGGCGAGCTTGCCCTGGTCGCGCAGCCACTGCTCGACCTCGGCGAGCGCGAACGACGGGCTGGTCTCGGTGCCTCCGACGGGCCTGGGGAAGTCGGCGTGGCGCCGCCGCCAGTTGCTGACGGCGGCGCGGCCCACACCCGCGAGCCGGGCGATCCCCGCGGCGGTGACCTCGGTTGAGTGCTGTTCCGGCACCGGACCGTCTCCCCTCGTGCGCTGTGAAGGCCTCGTGCGCTGTGAAGGCCATGAGCCGTGAAGAACGAGCATACCGAG includes:
- a CDS encoding N-6 DNA methylase; its protein translation is MPEQHSTEVTAAGIARLAGVGRAAVSNWRRRHADFPRPVGGTETSPSFALAEVEQWLRDQGKLAEVPRRERVWQLLSAHPAGAVTALVHAGCVLLLVRDRPTAWLELAAASDKRLLTMLPGALDNVLTARFGEQRAAVPTPTAAELAPSVPLLRGAAELAAELGTCQAFEFLLGRHLDANPRQYTLTPPGPAELMAALAGADTPGKTVLDPASGTGGLLRAVRQPAALHAQDADPELASLTALRLALHGDADIRAAAADTLRADAFPGLTADVVLCHPPFNERNWGHDELAYDPRWEYGFPARTESELAWVQHALAHLREGGTAVLLMPPAVASRRSGRRVRADLLRRGALRAVIALPAGAAPPYGIPLHLWVLCRPGAGQRPDPELLFVDTAALMPDGSRDKLPWPAVQSAVLDAWRDRTEQSGVSRSVPVIELLDDDVDLAPARHLSVPAAGGSAADLEAVRKSLDGSLRRTMELAPAPVTTVGPAARTLTTVGELSRAGALVLRTGGAGASHSGGPVLTEHDVITGAAPSGTLPAGQAEEPVLTEEGDVVVPVLGGGSVARVVDAATAGAALGRNLQLLRPDAAALDSWFLAGFLRGTANNRQASSYASTATRLDVRRIQLPRLPLAEQRRYGERFRALAEFEDALRLAIRLGGQLAQSVYDGLADGTVLPE